The Diadema setosum chromosome 4, eeDiaSeto1, whole genome shotgun sequence genome window below encodes:
- the LOC140226857 gene encoding carboxypeptidase B-like, translating into MFRFLVLASILAAALAARSYNGYQVLRAIPRSGSDLTELSVIEEKIREVVDFWKSPRSIDHPVDIMVSPAYRDFVIRTIEGRGFEVQTFIEDVEKLALDQRKRAPVSVSDGFDYEVYHTLDEINDWIDTFAASNPSLVSVEKLATSYEGRSVRALKVGAPRIISKPIVWLEGGIHAREWVSPAAMMYMTKMLVDNYGADSDVTSMLDSFDFYMIINYNPDGYEYTWTGDRMWRKTRSNNVGRLCDGVDPNRNWDFQWGNAGTNPCADDYQGPNAHSEIEVLQVTNYILGLNDVRVFVDFHAYSQMWLTPWGYTYRLPSDYTEQYNVARDAVNALSAVYGTSYEYGSIANTIYPASGSSVDWAYGVAGIKYSYAVELRDTGAYGFLLPADQIVPTAIETFEAVKVIVNAAM; encoded by the exons ATGTTTAGGTTTCTCGTTCTGGCATCAATCCTGGCCGCGGCTCTTGCCGCTAGGTCCTACAATGG ATACCAAGTGCTCCGTGCCATTCCAAGAAGTGGAAGTGATCTGACTGAACTGTCTGTTATCGAAGAGAAAATCAGAGAAGTT GTCGACTTCTGGAAGTCTCCCCGAAGCATCGACCACCCCGTCGACATCATGGTAAGCCCTGCTTACAGGGACTTCGTCATCCGCACCATTGAAGGCCGCGGATTTGAAGTCCAGACCTTCATTGAGGACGTCGAGAAACTGGCCCTGGACCAGAGGAAGAGGGCTCCCGTGTCCGTCAGTGACGGCTTCGACTACGAGGTCTACCACACTCTTGACGAG ATCAATGACTGGATTGATACCTTCGCTGCTTCCAATCCGAGTCTGGTTTCGGTTGAAAAGCTGGCTACATCCTACGAAGGGCGCAGCGTCAGGGCTCTTAAG GTTGGCGCTCCACGAATCATCTCCAAGCCGATCGTCTGGCTAGAGGGTGGTATTCACGCCCGTGAGTGGGTTTCCCCTGCAGCCATGATGTACATGACAAAAATG CTTGTGGATAACTACGGTGCTGATTCTGACGTCACCTCTATGCTGGATAGCTTCGACTTCTACATGATCATCAATTACAACCCAGATGGATACGAGTACACGTGGACCGGA GACCGAATGTGGCGTAAGACTCGCAGCAATAATGTGGGACGTTTGTGTGACGGAGTAGACCCCAACAGGAACTGGGATTTTCAGTGGGGAA ACGCTGGCACCAACCCTTGCGCTGATGACTACCAGGGTCCGAACGCCCACTCCGAGATTGAGGTTCTCCAAGTCACCAACTATATCCTGGGACTCAATGACGTCAGAGTTTTCGTCGATTTCCACGCCTACAGCCAGATGTGGTTGACTCCATGGGGCTACACGTATCGTCTGCCCAGTGACTACACGGAACAG TATAACGTTGCTCGTGACGCAGTAAACGCACTATCTGCAGTCTACGGAACTAGCTATGAATACGGCAGCATCGCAAATACCATCT ACCCTGCCTCCGGCTCCAGCGTAGACTGGGCCTACGGTGTGGCGGGAATCAAATATTCCTACGCCGTAGAACTCCGTGACACGGGAGCGTACGGATTTCTGCTGCCGGCGGACCAGATCGTGCCAACTGCAATCGAGACCTTTGAAGCTGTGAAGGTCATCGTCAATGCCGCAATGTAA